From Pseudanabaena sp. PCC 6802:
GATAAATCGCTGCTATCCCCAACTGACGCATCAACCGTTGTACCCGTTTGCGATTCACCTCATGACCTTGTTGGCGCAGCACTACGGTCATGCGACGACTACCATAAAATGGTGTTTCTAAGTATTGCTGGTCAATCAGCTTTAACAATCTCAACTCTTCCTCTGTGGGTGCTTGCGGTTGATAGTAGAAGCTGGAACGAGCAATCCCTAGCAATTGGCATTGCCGCACCATACTCAGTTCACAATGGTCAGACACTACCAGGGCTTTGCGTTCTTCAACCCCAACTGTGCTGACCTGTTGGCTAAAAAATCCCGTTCTACCTTCAACTGTCCGATCTGACGATATAACTCGTCAATCTCGGCTTGTTGGCTCTCATCAGCTTTATGCGCCCCACTACTTTTCTCAAACAGGCTAATGGCTTCATCCAGCAACTGTCGTTTCCAGTTGTTAATCAGCGTTGCATGAACTTCATACTGACTTACCAATTCCGAGATGGTCTTCTCGCCCCGAATCGCTTCCAGGGCAACTTTCGCTTTGAATTGCGGATTGTACTGCTTG
This genomic window contains:
- a CDS encoding IS3 family transposase; the protein is MSDHCELSMVRQCQLLGIARSSFYYQPQAPTEEELRLLKLIDQQYLETPFYGSRRMTVVLRQQGHEVNRKRVQRLMRQLGIAAIY
- a CDS encoding transposase, with the translated sequence MSNKRKQYNPQFKAKVALEAIRGEKTISELVSQYEVHATLINNWKRQLLDEAISLFEKSSGAHKADESQQAEIDELYRQIGQLKVERDFLANRSAQLGLKNAKPW